In Mytilus edulis chromosome 3, xbMytEdul2.2, whole genome shotgun sequence, the genomic window TTTCACCTACTTAAGGAATAATCATTGATAACGTTTCTAatcaggaaaatgaccattgttatattatagttcgtttctatgtgtgttgcattttagtgttgtgtttctgttatgtcgttgttctcctcttatatttgatgtgcttccctcagttttagtttgtaacccggattttttttatcttctcaatcgatttatgaatctcgaacagcggtatactactgttgcctttatttctaacTGTTCAttgaattttttacactcctttttACATCCAAGAGATAAACCAAGactttttatgcaaaaaaaaaatctaaacatttaTACTTTCTATCATGTTAAGATACTACACCCCGTAAGAAATAATCTTGGATGACTTTCTAACTGCGCTTGAACAGTACTTTTTCGGACAATACGTTTTGCATCTTAAATATATACTAACACTGTTTATATGCCAATAAACCCAAATAATTACTTAACAGTTGGATTCAGAATGCCCTGAATTTGCAAGCTAATTACATCAAGTTTTATGCTTATCATAAAAGCAAAAATCTCAACCGCAACATCATTAAGCTAAAATATGTTAGTGTAAGGAACTTTTGCCATTTCCATCGAATTATTCTGATTGATTGTGAAATCCGGCCATCTTTAATTAGCTAACTttaaatattacaatacaaaatttaaattcatttgaatattaaattctaaaatcCTAAATTCATGTGAAGTAAAAAATATAGAGATATAGAAATAAAAGATTCACACTGAAAAAAATAAGCtctgaaaaataaacttttgttatttttaatttctctACAAAATCAATAGTAACTTTAAAGTATCTATTATTAATTTATATAcccttatttttaacaaattactaTCCTGGAACagaattttataatttgtaatacCAATGATGTCGGCACTAGTTGTGTATCAACATTGAGAATTAAGGTCTATAGTTATCTAGACGGAGGGTATTTTATGTTCAGTTAGTAGGTGTCACATCATGTAAAACGAATCTAATATGGCAATTAGATAAATCTGTATTTTCGAATACTTAGAATTATTACATTAAATGACGTAGTGTCTGGTTAAAAAAGAACGTCCTTATTGATATAATTTACATAACAAAGTGTTACAATATTTTTAGGTCTGATGTATACATCTTCGGATGACATAATCCAACTAGCTATATATATTAAACAGCAATCGCATTATTATCATTAATTCAAAGCTAACCAAAAAGTAAGTACAGAAAATATTACTCGTCCAAGTTATATGTTTAATAACTAATTATAATTCTGATGAACGAAGTAAAACATTTatgtttgtaaaattatttctaCTTGTTTCTATTGCTTTTTTTGGGTGGTTACACTTTTTGCGTTTAAGAAATCAGAAAGTTGTAAAAAATAGGCTcaaaatattaataccaaaacAGGAATTTAACTGAAATGAATTTTTCATACGggctacaaaaaatgtatttatcataaatacAAAATGATAAGTACTAATATGATGATTGTCGCTGTTATGGTTGGTATTATATTTCGGATTATTcttccttttttttcatttacaaggTTGTTAAGTTCATGTTATAAGACTTTTGTATGCAAGTTTGGTTATAATTAATGCTAATTTGTTCTCCAGATGTTCAAATACGTTATTGCGATCATATAAGAGATAATATAAGTTTGCATTATTTGCAGCGATTTACATTAGCGTTATTTTTGTTCCCGTAAAATTCGCGAAAATAAGTGAGTTTGTCTATTGTactaataacatttatttttgttcagAAAATGAGATTCATCCTTGCTGTTGTCGCTACTGTTGTCCTAGCCGCTGTTGTATCAGCAGGAGGATATGGTAAAGGACATGGAGGTAAGGTTTTGATTATCAAAATTTCATCTTTAAATCcaattgtttttttgtccatcgatttatgagtttgaacagcggtaaactactgttgcctttagttaGCTTCtcattatttctattttatcttattttttgtaACTTAAGATATACACGTTATTAGAATAGATCGGTATTAGATAAACGTACATTTTAATGATAGTTTAATACGTAACactcatatatttttgtttaaaagcattctttttttaaaatatttgcaaaTCTCTTTCAAATGGTATCGGTATACTCATTGATTGATGATTTATGAAACTTTGTACTTAATATTTTCTAAGTTTTATCGTTAAAAACTTCGTTAAAAGCTCTCGACTATAGTAGATGACAGATTATTTGGCACTAAAAACATGTTTATATGTTCATAACGAACATTGTGTTATGTACAATTCTCggtattatttatatctttatttatcaaCTTACCTTGTTGAACGTTGCGTTATATCACAAAAACTGATAGTTTGCATTTGGAACATTTTTTTCATCTTAATGGTTAGAGAAAGTGAACTTAACGGTTAGTTATGATATTGGTTTGACACGTTTGTCTCTTCTTAGGATACAACGGATATGGTGGAAAAGGCTACGGTGGACATGGTGGTGGATACGGTGGTTATGGAAAGGGATATGGTGGTGGATACGGAGGACACTCTATAGGTTATGGTGGTGGATATAGTGGAAGTATGGGAGGATATGGTGGTGGATATGGAGGAAGTATGGGAGGATATGGTGGAAGTATCGGAGGATATGGTGGAAGTATGGGAGGATATGGTGGAGGATACGGTGGAAGTATGGGAGGATATGGTGGCAGTATCGGAGGATACGGTGGAAGTATGGGAGGATATAGTGGTGGATATGGAGGCAGTATGGGAGGATATTCTGGAGGATATGGTGGAAGTATGGGAGGATATTCTGGAGGATTAGGTGGATCTTATGGTGGATTAAGTGGATCTTATGGTCAATCAAGTGGCTCATACTACCCATCTAAGTCTATTTATTAAATGTGAAATGACTACCTATAAGAAGTGTAGAACAAACAGAGCGGTGAGATGTTCACCCCTATTCCATAAGGATCAAtgtatttattaacaaaaaagtC contains:
- the LOC139516031 gene encoding uncharacterized protein, translating into MRFILAVVATVVLAAVVSAGGYGKGHGGYNGYGGKGYGGHGGGYGGYGKGYGGGYGGHSIGYGGGYSGSMGGYGGGYGGSMGGYGGSIGGYGGSMGGYGGGYGGSMGGYGGSIGGYGGSMGGYSGGYGGSMGGYSGGYGGSMGGYSGGLGGSYGGLSGSYGQSSGSYYPSKSIY